From Pleurocapsa sp. PCC 7319:
GAGTACCATCGGCAACAATTCTTCCTTGGCTTAGCATAACAACGCGATCGCATACTTCAATAATCAATTCTAAATCATGTGAAGAAACAATAATCGTTTCGTGAGAGGCTTGGAGAAATTTGATTAATCTCCGTCTGGCTCTTAAATCTAAATTAGCACTGGGTTCATCGTAGAGTACCACCTGCGGTAACATTGCTAAGACTGTGGCGATCGCTACCATGCATTTTTCTCCCCCCGAGAGTTGGTGGGAAATTCGCTCTGCTAAGTGTGTGACTCCGGTTAAAGAGAGAGCTGCATTAACTCGTGTTTCTATTTCTTCAGGGGGAAGTTCTATATTTTCCAGACCAAAAGCAACATCATCTCTGACTGTAGGGCAAAATAACTGATCGTCTGGATTTTGAAAAACCAAGCCAATTTCTGGATTAAATTGTCCTGCTTGTATGGGACGATTAAATAATTTTATCTCCCCATAAGTTGGGCGAAGAATTCCACAAATAGTTAAAAACAAACTAGTTTTCCCAGCACCATTAGCTCCAATTAAACCGACTGTTTCCCCAGCAAAAATTTCTAAATTAATATCTGTCAAAATTGATCTTTCTTGTCCATAACTAAAACACAAATTGTTGAGAGAAATTGCTTTGGTTTTTAGAGATAATTGATTTGCTGTTTGTACTAGATCGTTCATTGGTTATGTCAACTTCAATGGTAATCAATAATTCTAGATATTTATTTAAAAACTGGGTAAGACTGCTTCTAAGGTCACTAGTAAGACTGCTGCTGTAATTGTTATTATTGTTGCTAAGCAACTATGGCGATCACTCTGACTTAATTTAAATTTCCTAGGTCTTTTTTGAGAGTTTATCTGGCAACCATAACCTCGCAAGATCATTGCCTGATAAATTCTTAAAGAACGTTCGTAGCTTCTAATTAATATAGTACCAGTTAATTGAGCAAAAACTTTTAAATTACGACGGTTAAAACCTTTTGGTTGAAATCCTCTTAATTTCATTGCTCGCTGCATTGTTGTTAGCATTCCTCCCAATTCTTCTAGGTAGCGGTAGGATAACAATGTCATATCGACAATTACTCTAGGTAAACCCAAAGAGCGCATTGCTTTAATACTATTTAAAAATGGAGCTGTTCCAAATAACACTAGACTTACAGTTAAAATACAGAAAAAACGTACTGAAATAAGTAGTGCTTGCCAGCATCCTTCCTCATTAATCGTTAAATATCCCCACTGTAAAACTGGAGTTTTTCCAGATATAAATGGTAGTAAAATTACCACAGCCAAAATAAACCAGCCTGGGTAACGTAAACGCTTAACTAAAAAAGCAAAAGGTATTGCCGACAGGTTAAATAAAATACCTGTTATTACTATCATTATTGGTAATAACCAGACATTTTGAATAAAGGCAAATGCAAAAATCAAGCTTAGTAAACCGACTAACTTATAGCTCTGTTGCCAGCGATGAAGTGGTGAATTTAAATCAGCATACTGGTCGAGGACTAACTTCATTGCTTATGATCTCAATAATTCGGGTTTAACATGTTCTAGGAACGAAATCAACATAACAGTAAATAGTCCTTCAATAATGGCTTGAATACTATAGCTACCTAAAGATATCAAGATAGCCGTTCTTTCGGCGTTAATATCCATATCAGGAGAAATATGAGTCACTAGCAACATGGCAAACATCATTGCCGATAACAACAATGCTCCCGCACCAGAAGCAAAGGACAAGAATTTAGATAGAAAAATCTTTTTACCGTTTAGATGGAGGCGTTGACGAAAGAGATGATAGGCAACGATCGCTGGTGCGCCTAAAATGATGGCATTAACTCCCAAAGTAGACATTCCGCCATGCTGAAACATTACGGCTTGAAAAAATAGACCAATTAGTATTGCAGGGAAAGCATAATAACCAAGAACTGCCCCCATCAAACCATTAAGAATTAAATGGACACTGGTAGGAGGAATCGGAATATGGATCAAAGAGGCGACAAAGAAGGCAGCAGTCAACAAAGAAGCCTTGGGTATATTGGCTTGAGTATAGTGATCCCGATTTATCTGGCGTAGAGAGTACCAAGTAACGCCACCAGTCAAGGCATAACCAGCAAGACAAATACTAGGGGGAAGAAAGCCGTCAGGAATGTGCATTCAGAAACAAATATCTATTTAGAAGACTTAGAGTTAGAAGATTTAGAGCGCGAAAAAAACAAAGCTGTACCGACAAAGCCCCAGACACCTGCGGCAGCCATCACTACTTTTTGTGCGGGAGTATAACCATTCTCAGTAGATGACAATTGAATATCAGAAGTATGGTCAGCTAATTTGTTGTCTGTCACTGGAATGCTGATAATACTCCCATGTCCCGACTGGCGTACTTTAATATCCCAATCGCCATTATTTTCAGAGTTAGAATCATCAGGCACAAAAGTAAAATTACCAGACTTATCGGTTGTACCTTTAAGCCAGGGAGTAGAGCGATCGCTAGGAGCATAAATAACCACCTGAGCATTTGCCATTGGTTTACCATCATCGTACTTTGCTTGAATGGTGATAGCCGAGGTTTCGCGATACTCAATATTGGCACCGTGAGCGAAGACTTTTTTGGGCGGTGCTATCAGTATTAGTAGAGTTAGAAAAAAGTAAAACCTATTCATAAGTCAATATTCAGGCTACTGATAAATGATTGTAATGTTTTTGACTAGGATAAATAAAGTTTCTCTTGTTTTTCTCAAGGATTGACTACTGATTGCTGATTACACAGTGTCCTTCCCCAACATGACCCAAACCCAAAACCGCTTCGGTTAATTTTTGATAATCTTGGTCAGACAAGTTAGAAGATAAAGCTTGCTCGTCTAATTCCAAGGATTGATTGACAGCCAAATCAGCTAAAGGTTGAAATCCTAAGACATCTTGGTTAAGAGCATCATCGATTGGAGCATTGACATCACCAAAAATATGATCGAAATGAAACGTTGCTTTCACTCGTCCTGAAGCATCTACTGCTACTATTCCCTGGCGTTCTTCGCCGATAAATTCGCCGCAGATATACTCGGTTGGCTGATTAAAACCCAAGTTGAAGTTAATTATTTATTCATCTTTAGTTGCTTTGCCTTGTAAAACAATGGTATTCCCAGGGATTGAACTAGCAGCTTATGCGGTGCTTAATTTCCAAGTTAGAACATTATAAAAGCCAACAGGAGCATCATCAGTTTTAGCCACTAAAATTGGCGCACTATTTGCATCTCCAGAAGCTAAATCAGTGGTTTCTCCAATATTAATGAACTCTACCCGATCTTGATATTTGAAGCTGTCTTTTGTGTCACCTTTCTGGGGTTGAAAAGATGAATCAGCTTGATAAGCAGTAGCCTCCGAAATATTGACATATAAGTGATCAAAATTGATTTGCCAGCCATCTTTACTAACAAAACCTTGTCTGACGAAATCTTCTCCATTAGCTACTAGCGTCAAAGTACCTTTATCAGTAGTTGTCGCTATAGTTTGATTATCGTTTTTTGACTCACAACTAGTCAAAATTACTGAACTTAGAGCTATACTCTCGACGAGCACAGTAATTTTTTTCATGTTTTTGATTTTCTAACAGTTAATTCTAGAGACTAACTTTTAAATTCTAAAAGATTGATGGATGTTATTTTTCGTTAAATTGATTACAATGCCATAGGGGTAAAATTGTAGTAGGATTTGTAATTTCTTTATAAATCTTGAAGAAAAATCTCCTAATTTCTGTCTAATCTTCACCAAAGTTATAGCAATTGAGGCTAAAATCGAAAAATAATCGCTAATTTCTAGTTAATAACACTCATGAAGTGATTTGTCTTAGATAAAGATTCAGCATTATATTAGGGTTGTTTGCGTGCAGACAACTAGCACTTAGGAAAGAATAGTCAAATCAAGTGTAATTTGACACAAACTAGTTCCCACTTAACTAAAATAAATATCATTAATTTTTCACTGAAGGAGCAAGAGGAAAACGGCATGACCCAAGCTAATCAAGTTCTAGCCACGATCGCCAACCCTGGGAATGATTGGGAGAGCCTAATCGAAGAAGATAGTAATAAAGTTCGGGATGATCGAGATGATGTTGAGCTAAAGTCAGCAGTCCAAGGGAAAAAGAAAAAAGCTGCTACTCCTCGCCGTGCTGAACGTGGCAGAAAAAAACCCTATACAGAAGATTCTATTCGCATTTATTTACAAGAAATTGGTCGTATTAGACTGTTAAGAGCTGAAGAAGAAATTGAGCTGGCTCGCCAAATTGCCGACTTATTAGAATTAGAAAGACTTAAAGATAGTTTAGAAGATGGTTTGGGTAGAGAGGCTACCGACGAAGAATGGGCCAGAGAAGTCGATATGGAATATCGTAAATT
This genomic window contains:
- a CDS encoding energy-coupling factor ABC transporter ATP-binding protein, with the protein product MNDLVQTANQLSLKTKAISLNNLCFSYGQERSILTDINLEIFAGETVGLIGANGAGKTSLFLTICGILRPTYGEIKLFNRPIQAGQFNPEIGLVFQNPDDQLFCPTVRDDVAFGLENIELPPEEIETRVNAALSLTGVTHLAERISHQLSGGEKCMVAIATVLAMLPQVVLYDEPSANLDLRARRRLIKFLQASHETIIVSSHDLELIIEVCDRVVMLSQGRIVADGTPQEIMSNASLMEANGLEVPHSLTHHHE
- the cbiQ gene encoding cobalt ECF transporter T component CbiQ codes for the protein MKLVLDQYADLNSPLHRWQQSYKLVGLLSLIFAFAFIQNVWLLPIMIVITGILFNLSAIPFAFLVKRLRYPGWFILAVVILLPFISGKTPVLQWGYLTINEEGCWQALLISVRFFCILTVSLVLFGTAPFLNSIKAMRSLGLPRVIVDMTLLSYRYLEELGGMLTTMQRAMKLRGFQPKGFNRRNLKVFAQLTGTILIRSYERSLRIYQAMILRGYGCQINSQKRPRKFKLSQSDRHSCLATIITITAAVLLVTLEAVLPSF
- the cbiM gene encoding cobalt transporter CbiM, encoding MHIPDGFLPPSICLAGYALTGGVTWYSLRQINRDHYTQANIPKASLLTAAFFVASLIHIPIPPTSVHLILNGLMGAVLGYYAFPAILIGLFFQAVMFQHGGMSTLGVNAIILGAPAIVAYHLFRQRLHLNGKKIFLSKFLSFASGAGALLLSAMMFAMLLVTHISPDMDINAERTAILISLGSYSIQAIIEGLFTVMLISFLEHVKPELLRS